The Astatotilapia calliptera unplaced genomic scaffold, fAstCal1.2 U_scaffold_182, whole genome shotgun sequence genome contains a region encoding:
- the LOC113017690 gene encoding kelch repeat and BTB domain-containing protein 3-like, with translation MDENHDLSLCLTNTHNPCSSNSPPSSKPGSAPQCNGVSERRTMLRVSESHGLQLLGVLRSLRERGLLFDFTIKVQERSFPCHRCVLAACSDFFRAMFEVDMRERDDGSVTLGNQCPAAVASFLDFAYSGEALITDGNVDMLFQLASFLQVSVLSKACSDFLIGTMDLYNCLSLLSLAEGYGSASLLQSANEFVVQNFFELSKTQDFLDMQVNVLELCLRSDALNVPSEEAVVVSLLGWIRHDLPGRQKLMPGLLSLTRLHHLSAPSLKSLCDSDPLLCNDESCLALASEAQSRQTKHNGLLTDARPSTTQSYIYIHKTEENGEIRHTFCYCLETDQWKELGTGQEEGTTMMPDPPGSYLTSYAEKMFVTGGCQGNCCRAIRLHVAEPFHDATDEVWCFCPVTLTCTPAPAMLKPRTMHTAVTCLDRVYVIGGRTKGSRGGAPSLLEVEYYNPLAQTWRSVSPLPTAIFYPEASACGSVIYTLGSEVEITDSFNPSLDCFFCYDALQDQWSRLVAEFGQFFHATLVKAVSINKTLHLCDLSTYKVYSFCPETCVWKGEGSFECAGFNAGAVGMRDRIYILGGDYSPDEITDEVQVYYSGRSQWEEVAPMPKALTEFHCQLISFNRYRDPWGDTA, from the exons ATGGATGAAAATCATGACTTGTCCTTGTGTTTGACCAACACCCACAACCCCTGCAGCAGCAACAGCCCACCCAGCAGTAAACCTGGCAGTGCTCCACAATGCAACGGGGTCTCAGAGCGCCGGACAATGCTGCGGGTGTCTGAGTCCCATGGACTGCAGCTCCTGGGCGTGCTCAGATCGCTCAGGGAGAGAGGCTTGCTGTTTGACTTCACCATTAAGGTGCAGGAACGCAGCTTTCCCTGTCATCGCTGTGTTCTTGCAGCATGTAGTGATTTTTTCag GGCCATGTTTGAGGTGGATATGCGAGAGCGTGATGATGGTTCAGTAACGCTGGGTAATCAGTGTCCAGCAGCGGTGGCTTCTTTCCTGGACTTTGCCTACTCTGGGGAGGCGCTCATCACTGATGGCAACGTAGACATGTTGTTTCAGCTCGCCTCTTTTCTGCAG GTGTCTGTCCTGTCCAAAGCATGCAGCGACTTCCTGATAGGAACCATGGATCTTTAtaactgtctgtctctcttgtcTCTGGCTGAGGGATACGGCTCAGCCTCTCTCCTGCAAAGTGCCAATGAGTTTGTGGTCCAGAACTTCTTTGAACTCTCCAAAACGCAGGACTTCCTGGATATGCAG GTTAATGTCTTGGAGTTGTGCCTCAGGTCAGATGCTCTAAACGTGCCCAGTGAGGAGGCAGTGGTGGTGTCGCTCCTTGGATGGATTCGCCATGATCTCCCAGGAAGACAGAAGCTGATGCCGGGATTGCTGTCTCTGACCCGGCTGCACCATCTTTCTGCACCTTCACTAAAG TCTCTGTGTGATTCTGACCCTCTCCTCTGCAACGATGAGTCCTGTCTCGCCCTTGCGTCAGAAGCCCAGAGCAGACAGACAAAGCACAATGGCCTGCTCACTGATGCCAGGCCTTCCACCACGCAGAGTTATATCTACATCCACAAGACAGAGGAAAATGGAGAGATCCGGCACACCTTCTGCTACTGTCTGGAAACAGACCAGTGGAAAGAGCTGGGCACAGGGCAAGAAGAGGGGACAACTATGATGCCAGATCCACCAGGATCTTACCTTACCAGCTATGCTGAGAAG ATGTTTGTCACAGGTGGTTGCCAGGGAAATTGCTGCCGGGCGATACGCCTCCACGTAGCTGAACCTTTCCATGATGCCACTGATGAGGTTTGGTGCTTCTGTCCCGTGACCTTAACCTGCACACCTGCACCTGCCATGCTTAAGCCCAGAACCATGCACACAGCTGTAACGTGCCTGGATCGAGTGTATGTCATTGGAGGACGGACCAAGGGATCCAGAGGGGGGGCTCCCAGTCTGCTGGAG GTGGAGTATTATAACCCTTTGGCTCAAACCTGGCGCTCTGTCAGTCCACTTCCCACTGCTATCTTCTACCCTGAGGCCAGTGCTTGTGGCAGTGTAATCTATACGCTGGGGTCAGAGGTGGAGATCACAGACTCCTTTAACCCCTCACTCGACTGCTTCTTCTGCTATGACGCCCTGCAGGACCAGTGGAGCCGCCTGGTGGCAGAGTTTGGCCAGTTCTTCCACGCTACACTGGTCAAGGCTGTGTCAATTAATAAAACACTGCACCTCTGTGACTTATCTACATACAAA gtcTACAGTTTTTGCCCAGAGACCTGCGTCTGGAAGGGTGAAGGATCATTTGAATGCGCTGGGTTCAATGCCGGAGCAGTGGGCATGAGGGACAGAATCTACATTCTGGGCGGAGACTATTCACCTGATGAAATCACTGATGAGGTTCAG GTGTACTACAGTGGGAGGAGTCAATGGGAGGAAGTGGCACCCATGCCCAAAGCACTCACAGAGTTCCACTGCCAGCTCATCAGCTTCAACAGATATAGAGACCCGTGGGGTGATACAGCATAA
- the LOC113017691 gene encoding sarcolipin-like: MDRSVQELFLNFMIVLITVLLMWLLVKSYQD, encoded by the coding sequence ATGGATCGCTCGGTGCAGGAGCTGTTCCTCAACTTCATGATCGTCTTAATCACTGTGCTGCTGATGTGGTTGCTGGTGAAATCTTACCAGGACTAA